In the genome of Pongo pygmaeus isolate AG05252 chromosome 9, NHGRI_mPonPyg2-v2.0_pri, whole genome shotgun sequence, one region contains:
- the LOC129008362 gene encoding RNA-binding protein 4 isoform X3 has product MVKLFIGNLPREATEQEIRSLFEQYGKVLECDIIKNYGFVHIEDKTAAEDAIRNLHHYKLHGVNINVEASKNKSKTSTKLHVGNISPTCTNKELRAKFEEYGPVIECDIVKDYAFVHMERAEDAVEAIRGLDNTEFQGKKTPVTEGCNKL; this is encoded by the exons ATGGTGAAGCTGTTCATCGGAAACCTGCCCCGGGAGGCTACAGAGCAGGAGATTCGCTCACTCTTCGAGCAGTATGGGAAGGTGCTGGAATGTGACATCATTAAGAATTACGGCTTTGTGCACATAGAAGACAAGACGGCAGCTGAGGATGCCATACGCAACCTGCACCATTACAAGCTTCATGGGGTGAACATCAACGTGGAAGCCAGCAAGAATAAGAGCAAAACCTCAACAAAGTTGCATGTGGGCAACATCAGTCCCACCTGCACCAATAAGGAGCTTCGAGCCAAGTTTGAGGAGTATGGTCCGGTCATCGAATGTGACATCGTGAAAGATTATGCCTTCGTACACATGGAACgggcagaggatgcagtggaGGCCATCAGGGGCCTTGATAACACAGAGTTTCAAG GCAAGAAAACCCCTGTGACAGAAGGCTGTAACAAACTGTAA
- the LOC129008362 gene encoding RNA-binding protein 4 isoform X2 encodes MVKLFIGNLPREATEQEIRSLFEQYGKVLECDIIKNYGFVHIEDKTAAEDAIRNLHHYKLHGVNINVEASKNKSKTSTKLHVGNISPTCTNKELRAKFEEYGPVIECDIVKDYAFVHMERAEDAVEAIRGLDNTEFQGAVLLCCLGWSTVV; translated from the exons ATGGTGAAGCTGTTCATCGGAAACCTGCCCCGGGAGGCTACAGAGCAGGAGATTCGCTCACTCTTCGAGCAGTATGGGAAGGTGCTGGAATGTGACATCATTAAGAATTACGGCTTTGTGCACATAGAAGACAAGACGGCAGCTGAGGATGCCATACGCAACCTGCACCATTACAAGCTTCATGGGGTGAACATCAACGTGGAAGCCAGCAAGAATAAGAGCAAAACCTCAACAAAGTTGCATGTGGGCAACATCAGTCCCACCTGCACCAATAAGGAGCTTCGAGCCAAGTTTGAGGAGTATGGTCCGGTCATCGAATGTGACATCGTGAAAGATTATGCCTTCGTACACATGGAACgggcagaggatgcagtggaGGCCATCAGGGGCCTTGATAACACAGAGTTTCAAG gtgcggtcttgctctgttgcctaggctggagtacggtggtatga
- the LOC129008362 gene encoding RNA-binding protein 4 isoform X4: protein MVKLFIGNLPREATEQEIRSLFEQYGKVLECDIIKNYGFVHIEDKTAAEDAIRNLHHYKLHGVNINVEASKNKSKTSTKLHVGNISPTCTNKELRAKFEEYGPVIECDIVKDYAFVHMERAEDAVEAIRGLDNTEFQGGMCVG from the exons ATGGTGAAGCTGTTCATCGGAAACCTGCCCCGGGAGGCTACAGAGCAGGAGATTCGCTCACTCTTCGAGCAGTATGGGAAGGTGCTGGAATGTGACATCATTAAGAATTACGGCTTTGTGCACATAGAAGACAAGACGGCAGCTGAGGATGCCATACGCAACCTGCACCATTACAAGCTTCATGGGGTGAACATCAACGTGGAAGCCAGCAAGAATAAGAGCAAAACCTCAACAAAGTTGCATGTGGGCAACATCAGTCCCACCTGCACCAATAAGGAGCTTCGAGCCAAGTTTGAGGAGTATGGTCCGGTCATCGAATGTGACATCGTGAAAGATTATGCCTTCGTACACATGGAACgggcagaggatgcagtggaGGCCATCAGGGGCCTTGATAACACAGAGTTTCAAG GTGGGATGTGTGTGGGCTGA
- the LOC129008362 gene encoding RNA-binding protein 4 isoform X1, with amino-acid sequence MVKLFIGNLPREATEQEIRSLFEQYGKVLECDIIKNYGFVHIEDKTAAEDAIRNLHHYKLHGVNINVEASKNKSKTSTKLHVGNISPTCTNKELRAKFEEYGPVIECDIVKDYAFVHMERAEDAVEAIRGLDNTEFQGKRMHVQLSTSRLRTAPGMGDQSGCYRCGKEGHWSKECPIDRSGRVADLTEQYNEQYGAVRTPYTMSYGDSLYYNNAYGALDAYYKRCRAARSYEAVAAAAASVYNYAEQTLSQLPQVQNTAMASHLTSTSLDPYDRHLLPTSGAAATAAAAAAAAAAVTAASTSYYGRDRSPLRRATAPVPTVGEGYGYGHESELSQASAAARNSLYDMARYEREQYADRARYSAF; translated from the exons ATGGTGAAGCTGTTCATCGGAAACCTGCCCCGGGAGGCTACAGAGCAGGAGATTCGCTCACTCTTCGAGCAGTATGGGAAGGTGCTGGAATGTGACATCATTAAGAATTACGGCTTTGTGCACATAGAAGACAAGACGGCAGCTGAGGATGCCATACGCAACCTGCACCATTACAAGCTTCATGGGGTGAACATCAACGTGGAAGCCAGCAAGAATAAGAGCAAAACCTCAACAAAGTTGCATGTGGGCAACATCAGTCCCACCTGCACCAATAAGGAGCTTCGAGCCAAGTTTGAGGAGTATGGTCCGGTCATCGAATGTGACATCGTGAAAGATTATGCCTTCGTACACATGGAACgggcagaggatgcagtggaGGCCATCAGGGGCCTTGATAACACAGAGTTTCAAG GCAAACGAATGCACGTGCAGTTGTCCACCAGCCGGCTTAGGACTGCGCCCGGGATGGGAGACCAGAGCGGCTGCTATCGGTGCGGGAAAGAGGGGCACTGGTCCAAAGAGTGTCCGATAGATCGTTCAGGCCGCGTGGCAGACTTGACCGAGCAATATAATGAGCAATACGGAGCAGTGCGTACGCCTTACACCATGAGCTATGGGGATTCATTGTATTACAACAACGCGTACGGAGCGCTCGATGCCTACTACAAGCGCTGCCGTGCTGCCCGGTCCTATGAGGCagtggcagctgcagctgcctccGTGTATAATTACGCAGAGCAGACCCTGTCCCAGCTGCCACAAGTCCAGAATACAGCCATGGCCAGTCACCTCACCTCCACCTCTCTCGATCCCTACGATAGACACCTGTTGCCGACCTCAGGAGCTGCTGCCACAGCTGCTGCTGCAGCAGCAGCCGCTGCTGCTGTTACTGCAGCTTCCACTTCATATTACGGGCGGGATCGGAGCCCCCTGCGTCGCGCTACAGCCCCAGTCCCCACTGTTGGAGAGGGCTACGGTTACGGGCATGAGAGTGAGTTGTCCCAAGCTTCAGCAGCCGCGCGGAATTCTCTGTACGACATGGCCCGGTATGAGCGGGAGCAGTATGCGGATCGGGCGCGGTACTCAGCCTTTTAA